The Corythoichthys intestinalis isolate RoL2023-P3 chromosome 1, ASM3026506v1, whole genome shotgun sequence genome has a segment encoding these proteins:
- the LOC130923475 gene encoding USP6 N-terminal-like protein produces MKKDIETLIAEERADIILKYAKGRQGGVEIDPWEDANYNIYKVIDRLGFMHEDELPAPTANEEKLKQLEVERAEKWLKMVKKWDKYKNSDRMVKRVYKGIPVQLRGHVWSLMLDVENTKKDNEGKYEKMKEQAKLYSSEIKQIDLDINRTFRNHIMFMDRFGVKQQSLFNVLSAYSAYNTEVSYCQGMSQIAALLLMYMNEEDAFWALTQLLTNQKHAMHGFFIPGFPKLQRFQAHHDQIISKLIPKLKKHMDKEQMSAGIYSTKWFLQCFIDRTPFTLTLRLWDVYILEGERLLTAMSYTILKIHKKRLLKMSLEGLREFLLERIAQTFYYGDDTVIEQLQACMTELRKMKLDLPPPGKAEELPRKPLGQELPVLLSPLDSSRGKHCSVSDCPKAGLSLHIISNQPDSISPDQSPSKDINDLHPAADEEVPLPSPDPIIIHSQALYTTDDFPLTGPPPYQPLESQTPRTAGRLSQSYEWKMEAQPDDSGLQEIHATDSLTDISSSRVLRTLSAPIVLAQSVSETTPGKTEESSLAQQMDSLSSIRTLSQDQP; encoded by the exons GGCAGACAGGGAGGGGTTGAAATTGACCCCTGGGAAGATGCCAACTACAACATCTATAAAGTTATCGATCGCCTCGGCTTCATGCA TGAAGATGAGCTCCCTGCTCCAACTGCAAATGAAGAAAAG CTGAAGCAACTAGAGGTAGAGAGAGCAGAGAAATGGCTGAAGATGGTAAAGAAGTGGGATAAATACAAAAACAGTGACAGA ATGGTGAAACGGGTGTACAAAGGGATTCCTGTGCAGCTAAGAGGACATGTCTGGTCTCTGATGTTGGACGTGGAGAACACAAAGAAGGATAATGAGGGCAAATATGAG AAAATGAAGGAGCAAGCTAAACTGTACTCATCTGAGATCAAACAGATTGaccttgatatcaacaggaccttTCGCAATCATATCAtgttcatggatcgctttggaGTCAA ACAGCAGTCCCTCTTCAACGTTCTGTCCGCATATTCGGCTTACAACACA GAAGTGAGCTATTGCCAGGGCATGAGTCAGATCGCCGCACTGCTGCTCATGTACATGAACGAGGAAGATGCCTTCTGGGCTCTGACACAGCTGCTGACAAACCAAAAACACGCAATGCATG GATTCTTTATTCCCGGGTTCCCCAAACTTCAGCGATTCCAGGCACATCATGATCAGATCATTTCCAAACTCATTCCCAAACTAAAGAAACATATG GACAAAGAACAAATGTCTGCTGGCATTTACAGTACTAAGTGGTTCTTACAGTGTTTCATTGACAGG ACACCCTTTACTTTGACCCTTCGCCTCTGGGATGTTTACATCCTGGAGGGAGAGAGGCTCCTCACTGCCATGTCTTACACCATCTTGAAGATACACAAAA AGCGTCTCTTGAAAATGTCTTTGGAGGGGCTCCGTGAGTTCCTGCTCGAGCGAATTGCTCAGACTTTTTATTACGGTGACGATACAGTCATTGAACAACTGCAAGCCTGCATGACAGAATTGCGGAAGATGAAGCTGGATCTTCCTCCTCCAG GAAAAGCTGAAGAGTTACCGCGGAAGCCTTTGGGCCAGGAGCTACCGGTGTTGCTGAGTCCCCTGGATTCATCTAGAGGAAAGCACTGTTCAGTCAGTGATTGTCCCAAAGCAGGACTCAGCCTCCACATAATTTCCAACCAACCAGATTCCATTTCCCCAGACCAGAGCCCCTCCAAAGACATTAATGATCTACATCCTGCTGCTGATGAGGAGGTTCCTCTTCCTTCCCCAGACCCTATTATTATTCACAGTCAGGCCCTTTACACCACAGATGACTTCCCACTGACAGGGCCACCGCCTTACCAGCCCCTAGAGAGCCAAACACCCAGAACTGCTGGACGGCTGTCTCAGTCTTATGAGTGGAAGATGGAGGCGCAACCTGATGACTCAGGACTACAAGAAATACATGCGACAGACAGCCTCACTGACATATCCTCAAGCAGGGTCCTGAGGACGCTTTCAGCCCCCATagttcttgctcagtcagtaagTGAGACCACACCAGGGAAAACAGAGGAGAGTTCCCTAGCCCAACAGATGGATTCCCTGTCCTCCATTAGGACCCTGAGCCAGGACCAGCCCTGA